A single genomic interval of Metasolibacillus fluoroglycofenilyticus harbors:
- a CDS encoding thiolase family protein yields MGKEVYIIDAVRTPIGKYRGGLKEIRPDDLAAHVIRALIDRNPTVPFDDIDDIIFGNANGAGEDNRNVARMATLLAGLPKEISATTVNRLCGSGLDAVAHGARSILAGEADIVITGGVESMTRAPFVMAKPENDFPRGDMTVYDTTIGWRFINPVLDKMYGTEVMPKTAENVAQRFNISRERQDLFSYNSQKKAATAMELDKFKDEIIAVEVKDKKGNITQFVRDEHIRPNVTLEKLAALKPIFDNGTVTAGNASGVNDGAAALILMSKEKAESLGLKPLVKYTFTATAGLEPSIMGLGPIYSTRKLLEKCNLTIADFDLIELNEAFASQAIACIDMLKIDESKVNVNGGAIALGHPLGASGARILTTLIYEMKRRNAKRGLASMCIGVGQGISLAVENLE; encoded by the coding sequence ATGGGAAAAGAAGTGTATATTATTGATGCTGTACGTACACCGATTGGAAAGTATAGAGGAGGATTAAAGGAAATTCGCCCTGATGACTTGGCGGCACATGTTATTCGTGCATTAATTGATAGGAATCCTACAGTCCCTTTTGATGATATTGATGATATTATTTTTGGTAATGCAAATGGGGCTGGTGAGGATAATCGGAATGTTGCACGCATGGCTACTTTACTTGCTGGATTGCCAAAAGAAATTAGCGCAACGACCGTTAATCGCCTATGTGGCTCAGGCTTAGATGCCGTAGCTCACGGTGCTAGGTCAATACTTGCTGGTGAGGCGGATATTGTCATTACAGGTGGGGTTGAAAGCATGACAAGGGCCCCTTTTGTGATGGCGAAGCCGGAAAATGATTTCCCGAGAGGTGATATGACTGTCTACGATACAACGATTGGTTGGCGCTTTATTAACCCAGTACTCGATAAAATGTATGGTACAGAAGTAATGCCGAAGACAGCTGAAAATGTAGCGCAGCGATTTAATATTTCACGTGAGCGCCAAGATTTATTTTCCTATAATAGCCAGAAAAAAGCAGCTACTGCGATGGAACTCGATAAGTTTAAGGATGAGATTATAGCTGTAGAAGTGAAGGATAAAAAAGGGAATATCACGCAATTTGTTCGAGATGAGCATATCCGTCCGAATGTAACACTGGAAAAGCTAGCCGCATTGAAGCCGATATTTGACAATGGAACAGTAACTGCCGGCAATGCCTCAGGCGTAAACGACGGAGCGGCAGCATTAATATTAATGAGTAAAGAAAAGGCAGAAAGCTTGGGGCTAAAGCCGTTAGTAAAATATACTTTCACAGCAACAGCAGGCTTGGAGCCATCAATTATGGGACTCGGACCAATATATTCAACACGTAAATTGTTGGAAAAATGCAATTTAACAATTGCTGATTTTGATTTAATCGAGCTAAATGAGGCGTTTGCCTCCCAAGCAATTGCGTGCATTGATATGCTAAAAATTGATGAATCTAAGGTGAATGTCAATGGGGGAGCAATTGCACTTGGTCACCCATTGGGGGCAAGCGGAGCACGAATTTTAACAACACTTATTTACGAAATGAAGAGACGAAATGCCAAGCGAGGCTTAGCTTCTATGTGTATAGGCGTGGGACAAGGAATATCATTAGCTGTTGAGAATTTGGAGTGA
- a CDS encoding CAP-associated domain-containing protein: MFKKWLAAFVVACSIFTISSTFTHVDANTTSTQVTTSKTKATATQQKPYKKFFSEYDMMWELEKKDYKNFYLVGRKNDEVIGGYDTRKGQSLFGIKIGDSSSTVTKKYGKPVDSIVKGNTAYKQNYVDGNGKTTSGTYLIDGKYVTFFYDIHAKNTIRSVLWITEKAELSKQGFFSPSSNDLRNSFEELSFHLMNQARVANGVPALTYESQYNFIGRQHSRDMIYYNYFDHVSKDGKQPWDRMQAGGIKFTASGENLAYGQYSAIHAHEALMNSLGHRENILQTKFAHSFVGVQFSNKNIPYFTIGFYK; the protein is encoded by the coding sequence ATGTTTAAAAAATGGTTAGCTGCATTTGTCGTTGCTTGCTCCATCTTTACTATATCATCTACCTTTACTCACGTAGATGCAAACACAACTTCTACACAGGTTACCACTTCAAAAACAAAGGCAACAGCTACTCAACAAAAGCCTTATAAAAAGTTTTTCTCAGAGTATGATATGATGTGGGAATTAGAGAAAAAGGATTATAAGAACTTTTATTTAGTGGGTCGTAAAAACGATGAGGTAATTGGTGGCTATGACACACGTAAAGGACAATCCTTATTCGGTATCAAAATTGGGGATTCAAGCAGCACTGTTACAAAAAAATATGGTAAACCAGTGGATAGCATCGTTAAAGGTAACACAGCATACAAGCAAAATTATGTGGATGGCAATGGTAAAACAACATCTGGCACGTATTTAATTGATGGCAAATATGTGACGTTTTTCTATGATATTCATGCTAAAAATACGATACGCTCTGTTTTATGGATAACAGAGAAAGCGGAACTGTCAAAGCAAGGTTTCTTTAGCCCATCGTCAAATGATTTACGCAATAGCTTCGAAGAATTATCGTTTCATTTAATGAATCAAGCACGTGTAGCAAATGGCGTTCCAGCCTTAACATATGAATCTCAATATAATTTTATCGGTCGTCAGCATAGCCGAGATATGATTTACTACAATTACTTCGACCATGTAAGCAAGGATGGTAAGCAGCCTTGGGACCGTATGCAAGCAGGGGGCATCAAATTTACTGCGAGCGGTGAAAACTTGGCTTACGGACAATACAGTGCTATTCATGCACATGAAGCATTAATGAATTCATTAGGTCACCGAGAAAATATTTTACAAACAAAATTTGCCCATTCCTTCGTCGGTGTGCAATTCTCTAACAAAAATATTCCGTACTTCACAATCGGATTTTACAAGTAA
- a CDS encoding S-layer homology domain-containing protein has translation MKNNYKKLSKAAVATVLASSGILVALPPVANAYVFKDLNPNADYYKPVLDLVNRGVVSGYSDGTFRPSEAVTRGEAAKILALAMGLNVARQKNPGFTDVSQSHPYYSYIAAIANEGIIDGFNDKTFKPNELITRGQIAKALTLGFQLEVATKINHNFTDVSSQNANAAFIQTLYNLDIAKGTTATTFEPFGTVTRAQLATFIWRAEQADKGDPSYNVGDIRGDIIYINGVQYTIGSSLKSFINEGNAAALKGAVIEGTFSGKTLTGIRQLTLNASGTANRLVALDGGGANFNGELIINGTYLRVKNMQLYGRTTIAETPRKSLANYTERIQGLNIASISGVGFIDWSQPNVPDDSEYLNPKDNEVLKPVPDKNAKPNTRYSARMGKVEGYVDFEDTYVSNLFIERNYTFVSADDTLSRVTIARDVEQAEIYADMTTMYIETERNLVLYGVHNIETVYKNNYKSVYFNTDSFIDFLYVDNSSGWIDLGEHVYIDRVILPKDKKPNQIFDDFENDNDKIGNITDPDGKPVDREDEDKDIPDETRPVIVDLDVIGEGSSATATFTSNENGTYYWAVRKESERPPTIRDILRENAEQRGTATADRPVTFTINDLEEETDYVLYLVVVDNSENVSEKAEKAFSTTDGTPPRVNGLGAEPMHGGQRAKFFFTPSEPGEYYYIIRRSTSAEAPTVEDILTSPSGSGQANSRDRVEHIISGLEANTDYQIYVVMKDRSGNVSERVESTTVTTSDIDNVHPYVASPPELIRYNDNQFYLYFSERLDPETANNIENYDLSGSVIINIDGQQTIKPAAVEYQENGNRPRVLLTIPSQTGFVNGDTLKVTVLPGVKDLAGLEFENIRTLPTNSDVPPRNYATYTHTDTVPPEITKINITKNAGSELAEVEFTANKAGLTYYLIMPNTTDLDQLDINEQDFYNEFGDRQSGKFDTTTTDSGKIYIGNLKEPVTTEVGTQKFYLDLTTLELDPFTTYDIFMVLRDRSGKLSKIERKEIIADTKPPLVDPNSIKVTPIGGDEVAASRRDREATLTFHSLEAGTVYYKAIEKWVVDDELAGTMKLNPLIYDTSGNLKPIDGTTSSNRTSAEREAAFRAIGGVGNEQMANGDNSIIIKNLTPHQEYVLYMGVRDRHGNFTVYSMNDANPTWDLNQPNGSVMWKEFYSDGTKPKIVDHLIYRNTDGTFTITFSEAIMRQKPTGTSGVLKADLNRSSIPASGTFDLSTILDITNEAGNPITSEYEFDSYTVGTNSTQASKLVIKPTASGTMDKTITIKMKDMPAAYDYAGQNAFDLEDFGQYIYPGVIENTIMGAAVTGANIGLPGVEASKTMRTIVYIEAEPAYKQRYYYAVTNSATTIDPQMVINLVNNQSTSSGPILVYGSDFLPEDSPEDRQFTLNIRAISRPGLSNPVFTVGNNFFIFTVDRYGNIVWAVDPSDTSKKYKTLTDAIGLDPEI, from the coding sequence ATGAAAAATAATTATAAAAAATTAAGTAAGGCGGCTGTAGCGACAGTTTTAGCTTCAAGCGGTATTCTTGTTGCGCTGCCACCTGTAGCAAATGCATATGTATTTAAAGACTTAAATCCCAATGCGGATTATTATAAACCAGTACTAGATTTAGTGAATCGTGGCGTTGTAAGTGGTTATAGTGACGGCACATTTAGACCGAGTGAGGCGGTAACGCGTGGCGAAGCAGCAAAAATCCTCGCTTTAGCGATGGGCTTAAACGTGGCAAGGCAAAAAAATCCTGGCTTTACAGATGTATCACAATCACATCCGTATTATTCATATATTGCGGCAATCGCCAATGAGGGAATTATTGACGGCTTCAATGATAAAACATTTAAGCCAAATGAATTAATTACCCGCGGTCAAATTGCTAAAGCGTTAACGCTTGGCTTCCAGCTTGAAGTGGCAACGAAAATTAATCACAATTTTACCGATGTATCCAGCCAAAATGCCAATGCGGCGTTTATTCAAACATTATATAATTTAGACATTGCAAAGGGAACGACAGCAACTACCTTTGAGCCATTTGGCACAGTAACAAGAGCGCAGTTAGCGACATTTATTTGGCGTGCGGAGCAGGCGGATAAAGGGGACCCATCTTATAATGTTGGGGATATACGCGGTGATATTATTTATATTAACGGCGTGCAATATACAATTGGTTCTTCGCTGAAATCGTTTATTAATGAGGGCAATGCGGCTGCTTTAAAAGGTGCTGTTATTGAAGGGACATTTAGCGGCAAAACATTAACGGGCATTCGCCAGCTAACGCTAAATGCTTCTGGTACAGCAAACCGCCTAGTAGCATTAGATGGCGGTGGTGCTAACTTTAATGGAGAATTAATAATTAACGGCACGTATTTGCGTGTGAAAAATATGCAGCTATACGGTCGCACAACAATTGCTGAAACACCACGCAAGTCTTTAGCTAACTATACAGAGCGCATTCAAGGCTTAAATATTGCAAGCATTTCAGGTGTTGGCTTTATTGATTGGTCACAGCCGAATGTGCCAGATGATAGCGAATATTTAAACCCGAAAGACAATGAAGTGTTAAAGCCTGTGCCAGATAAAAATGCTAAGCCAAATACGCGCTACTCAGCACGTATGGGCAAGGTAGAGGGCTATGTAGACTTCGAGGATACATATGTATCGAATTTATTTATCGAACGCAATTATACATTTGTATCAGCGGACGATACATTGAGCCGTGTCACGATTGCGCGCGATGTTGAGCAGGCAGAAATTTATGCAGATATGACAACAATGTATATCGAAACAGAGCGCAATTTAGTACTTTATGGTGTGCACAATATTGAAACGGTTTATAAAAATAACTATAAGAGCGTCTATTTCAATACGGACAGCTTTATTGACTTCCTCTATGTCGATAATAGCTCTGGCTGGATTGATTTAGGTGAGCATGTTTATATTGACCGTGTTATTTTACCAAAGGACAAAAAGCCAAACCAAATTTTCGATGACTTCGAAAATGATAATGACAAAATTGGCAATATTACTGACCCAGACGGCAAGCCAGTTGACCGTGAGGATGAGGATAAGGATATCCCTGATGAAACACGTCCGGTCATTGTAGATTTAGATGTTATTGGTGAGGGTTCATCCGCTACTGCAACATTCACATCGAATGAGAATGGCACGTATTACTGGGCAGTGCGTAAGGAGTCCGAGCGTCCACCAACAATTCGTGATATTTTACGTGAAAATGCCGAGCAACGAGGCACAGCAACTGCAGACCGTCCTGTTACATTCACAATCAATGATTTAGAGGAAGAAACAGACTATGTTTTATATTTAGTTGTTGTAGATAATTCTGAGAATGTGTCTGAAAAGGCGGAGAAAGCATTTTCAACTACAGATGGTACGCCGCCGCGCGTGAATGGTTTAGGGGCAGAGCCGATGCATGGAGGACAACGAGCGAAATTCTTCTTCACGCCATCTGAGCCAGGGGAGTACTACTACATTATTCGCCGTTCAACATCGGCAGAAGCGCCGACAGTGGAAGACATTTTAACAAGTCCTTCAGGTAGTGGTCAGGCGAATTCTAGAGATAGAGTCGAGCATATTATAAGCGGCTTAGAAGCTAATACAGACTATCAAATCTATGTAGTCATGAAGGATAGGTCGGGCAATGTTTCAGAGCGCGTTGAAAGCACAACTGTGACGACATCAGATATTGATAATGTGCATCCGTATGTGGCGAGTCCACCAGAATTAATACGCTATAATGATAATCAATTTTATTTATATTTTAGCGAACGATTAGACCCTGAAACAGCTAATAATATTGAAAACTATGATTTATCAGGCTCTGTCATCATCAATATTGATGGGCAGCAGACAATTAAGCCAGCTGCTGTTGAATATCAAGAAAATGGGAATCGACCACGTGTACTATTAACAATCCCTTCGCAAACAGGTTTTGTTAATGGAGATACGTTAAAGGTGACAGTATTACCTGGAGTCAAAGATTTAGCAGGCTTAGAATTTGAAAATATAAGAACGTTACCAACTAACTCGGATGTGCCACCTCGAAACTATGCAACATATACGCATACAGATACGGTGCCACCAGAAATTACAAAAATTAATATTACAAAAAATGCTGGTAGTGAGTTAGCAGAAGTTGAATTCACTGCTAATAAAGCGGGATTAACATACTACTTAATTATGCCAAATACAACAGACTTAGATCAGCTAGATATCAATGAACAGGATTTCTACAATGAGTTTGGCGACAGACAATCAGGTAAGTTTGATACGACGACAACTGATAGCGGTAAAATTTATATCGGTAATTTAAAAGAACCCGTTACGACAGAGGTAGGGACGCAAAAGTTCTATTTAGACTTAACGACTTTAGAGCTTGACCCATTCACAACATACGATATATTCATGGTGCTGCGAGACCGCTCAGGAAAGCTATCAAAAATAGAGCGTAAAGAAATTATTGCTGATACGAAACCACCATTAGTAGACCCAAATAGTATTAAAGTAACACCTATAGGTGGAGACGAGGTAGCTGCTAGTCGCCGTGACCGAGAGGCAACTCTTACTTTCCACTCTTTAGAGGCAGGGACTGTTTATTACAAAGCAATTGAAAAATGGGTCGTAGACGACGAGCTAGCAGGTACGATGAAGCTAAATCCACTTATCTATGATACAAGTGGCAACTTAAAGCCAATTGATGGCACAACAAGCTCAAATCGCACAAGTGCTGAGCGTGAAGCAGCATTTAGAGCAATAGGCGGCGTAGGCAATGAGCAAATGGCAAATGGTGATAATAGTATCATAATCAAGAACTTGACGCCACATCAAGAATACGTTCTTTATATGGGAGTAAGAGATCGACATGGCAACTTCACTGTTTATAGTATGAATGATGCCAACCCAACATGGGACTTAAACCAACCAAATGGTTCAGTTATGTGGAAGGAATTTTATTCAGATGGAACAAAGCCGAAAATTGTGGATCACTTAATCTATAGAAATACAGATGGCACATTTACGATTACATTTAGCGAAGCGATTATGCGTCAAAAGCCTACAGGTACTTCAGGCGTTCTAAAAGCAGACTTGAACCGCTCGTCTATCCCAGCTTCGGGCACATTTGACTTATCTACGATTTTAGATATAACAAATGAGGCGGGAAATCCAATTACGTCCGAATATGAATTTGATAGCTACACAGTAGGGACAAATTCAACACAGGCAAGTAAACTTGTTATTAAACCAACTGCAAGCGGTACGATGGACAAGACGATTACAATTAAGATGAAAGATATGCCTGCTGCGTATGACTATGCGGGGCAAAATGCGTTTGACCTTGAAGACTTTGGTCAGTATATATATCCGGGAGTTATTGAAAATACAATTATGGGTGCAGCGGTAACAGGAGCTAATATCGGTCTACCGGGTGTAGAAGCATCAAAAACAATGAGAACGATTGTATATATTGAAGCGGAGCCGGCATACAAACAACGCTATTATTATGCTGTTACAAATAGTGCTACAACAATCGATCCACAAATGGTAATTAATTTAGTAAATAATCAAAGCACATCTAGTGGTCCTATTCTTGTATATGGAAGTGATTTTTTACCAGAAGATTCTCCAGAAGACAGACAATTTACGCTAAATATAAGAGCTATTAGCCGTCCTGGATTATCTAACCCTGTATTTACAGTAGGTAATAACTTCTTTATTTTCACTGTGGACCGTTATGGTAATATCGTGTGGGCAGTAGACCCAAGCGATACAAGCAAAAAATACAAAACGTTAACGGATGCAATAGGGCTAGACCCAGAAATATAA
- a CDS encoding GntR family transcriptional regulator, with the protein MAFEKEHGETSEQIYNLIKEQIFSWELKPGQKLNLSQMAKEMNVSTIPIREALSRLQDSKLVLLVPNKGYQVSNIIDEVSMKKMAEFRLMLELEALKIVIRNNNLGFIDKLETLNAAAKSIDLTNNYTNILAFNNYDNQFHLEIMYASENSYLIESYERLYCHLHIARFYYQRGAVDQDEATTEHDWLIESLRNRDVEMATTHIKKHISQGYLRLLQKEGE; encoded by the coding sequence GTGGCATTTGAGAAAGAGCATGGTGAAACATCGGAACAAATTTACAACTTAATTAAAGAGCAAATTTTTAGCTGGGAGCTAAAGCCGGGACAAAAGTTAAACTTAAGCCAAATGGCTAAAGAAATGAATGTTAGTACAATCCCTATTAGGGAAGCGCTTTCAAGATTGCAGGATTCTAAATTGGTTTTGCTAGTACCGAATAAAGGCTATCAAGTAAGTAATATCATCGATGAAGTATCGATGAAAAAAATGGCGGAGTTTAGGCTAATGCTTGAATTAGAAGCATTAAAAATCGTAATAAGAAATAATAATTTAGGCTTTATTGATAAATTAGAAACATTGAATGCGGCTGCTAAGTCTATTGATTTAACTAATAACTATACTAATATTTTGGCATTTAATAATTATGACAATCAATTTCATCTTGAAATTATGTACGCCTCTGAAAATTCATATTTAATCGAGAGCTATGAAAGGTTATACTGCCATCTGCATATTGCGAGATTTTATTATCAAAGAGGAGCAGTTGATCAAGATGAAGCGACGACTGAGCATGATTGGCTAATTGAAAGTTTAAGAAATAGGGATGTCGAAATGGCTACTACTCATATAAAAAAGCATATTTCACAAGGATATTTGAGGCTTTTACAAAAGGAAGGGGAGTGA
- a CDS encoding aldehyde dehydrogenase family protein yields MQTYGHFINGQWILSGEVIPVINKYTNENYAMIHEADGETVAKAIEVAKKTIERVELTATERYEIIMNASKIIEQRKSELANILVIEAGKSKKDALMEIERGIQTLIASGEEAKKLAGHGVALPNEHSKMAFTVRVPVGVIVAITPFNFPFNLTVHKIGPALAAGNAVVLKPAEVTPIIACKLAEIFKEAGLPDGFLNLVNGRGSIVGDYLLENPNVGMYTFTGSPKVGQYIKSKSGIRKVTLELGNNSPNIVHEDVADIEKAVNLCVTRGFSNAGQACISVQRIYVHENIYERFVELAVQQVQQLQLCSAENADADIGPVISEREAMRIESWIDEAKTQGAKVAIGGSRRGNFVEPTLLIDVDDTMKVVCEEVFGPVISIQKYASFSEAIERANNTTMGLQVGVFTSNIRNIMYSTKKLQFGGVIINNVSTYREDLMPYGGVKNSGVGKEGPAYAIQEMSEEKLIVLDY; encoded by the coding sequence ATGCAAACATATGGGCATTTTATTAATGGGCAATGGATATTATCGGGTGAAGTGATTCCAGTCATAAATAAATACACAAATGAAAATTATGCAATGATTCATGAGGCAGACGGGGAAACAGTTGCTAAAGCAATTGAGGTGGCGAAGAAAACAATTGAAAGAGTGGAGCTTACAGCAACCGAACGCTATGAAATCATTATGAATGCTTCGAAAATTATTGAGCAACGAAAAAGTGAATTAGCCAATATATTAGTTATTGAAGCTGGGAAGTCTAAAAAAGATGCACTTATGGAGATTGAACGTGGTATTCAAACATTAATTGCTTCTGGGGAGGAAGCCAAAAAACTAGCGGGGCATGGTGTAGCACTTCCTAATGAACATTCGAAAATGGCTTTTACGGTTAGAGTTCCAGTCGGGGTTATCGTAGCGATTACGCCATTTAATTTTCCTTTTAATTTGACTGTTCATAAAATAGGGCCTGCACTTGCTGCTGGTAATGCAGTTGTGTTGAAGCCAGCCGAAGTGACACCAATCATTGCCTGTAAATTGGCTGAAATATTTAAAGAGGCAGGTTTGCCAGATGGATTCCTTAATTTAGTAAATGGTCGCGGTTCAATTGTTGGTGACTATTTACTGGAAAACCCAAACGTAGGAATGTATACGTTTACAGGAAGCCCAAAAGTAGGTCAGTATATTAAAAGTAAATCTGGCATTCGCAAAGTAACGCTTGAATTAGGTAATAATTCTCCAAATATTGTGCATGAGGATGTTGCGGATATCGAGAAGGCTGTGAATTTATGTGTGACAAGAGGTTTCTCAAATGCAGGTCAAGCATGTATTTCAGTCCAAAGAATTTATGTACATGAAAATATTTATGAGCGCTTTGTAGAATTGGCAGTCCAACAAGTTCAGCAATTACAGCTTTGTTCAGCTGAAAATGCAGATGCGGATATAGGTCCAGTCATTAGTGAAAGAGAAGCGATGCGAATAGAAAGTTGGATTGATGAAGCCAAAACTCAAGGAGCAAAAGTTGCAATTGGCGGAAGTCGCAGAGGAAATTTTGTTGAGCCAACACTTTTAATTGATGTCGACGATACGATGAAAGTTGTATGCGAAGAGGTGTTTGGACCAGTGATTTCCATTCAAAAATATGCTTCATTCAGTGAAGCAATTGAACGCGCAAATAACACAACTATGGGTTTACAAGTAGGGGTGTTCACATCCAATATTCGGAATATTATGTATTCCACGAAAAAGTTACAATTTGGAGGAGTGATAATTAACAATGTCTCTACATATAGAGAGGATTTAATGCCATATGGGGGAGTAAAAAATAGCGGTGTTGGGAAAGAGGGACCAGCATACGCAATACAAGAAATGTCAGAAGAAAAATTAATTGTTTTAGATTATTAA
- a CDS encoding TRAP transporter substrate-binding protein encodes MLKKWKFISLLFVVSMLILGACGNSGDSGKSASSGDTTQLRLGHIFPVDSVKDQAAKMFAEKIKEETNGAIEIKVFPASQLGGDEVMAQDISRGTLDMSFINQGSLSGLDQLLDFHYLPYIVTSNEEADKLYYGDGIIPTLMKETLAKHNMTTLGFFENEFRGVSNSVHRIEKVEDLKSLKLRVPGSKAIKGFFEEAGVQALVMPFNELYLALQQGTVDGQDNGLLLTGDSKFQEVNQYYTLLNHVYASGSIVINSSKFDSLTDEQKAIFEKVGQEVQEWQIENNRKASQEYVKMLEEAGVEVTELKADQIKAFQEFGLEQWDNYTSIYGAERIQQLKDEVQSIQ; translated from the coding sequence ATGTTGAAAAAATGGAAATTTATTTCACTTTTATTTGTTGTTAGTATGTTGATTTTAGGGGCATGTGGGAATTCTGGAGATAGTGGAAAAAGTGCGAGCAGTGGGGATACAACTCAATTGAGATTGGGGCATATTTTCCCAGTGGATAGCGTGAAGGACCAAGCTGCTAAAATGTTTGCGGAAAAGATTAAAGAAGAAACAAATGGCGCCATTGAAATTAAAGTATTTCCCGCTTCTCAGCTTGGAGGAGATGAAGTAATGGCACAGGATATTTCGCGAGGAACTCTTGATATGTCATTTATTAATCAAGGCTCTCTTTCTGGATTAGACCAGTTATTAGATTTTCATTATTTACCTTACATCGTAACGAGTAATGAAGAAGCAGACAAGCTGTATTATGGTGACGGTATCATACCGACATTAATGAAGGAAACTTTAGCGAAACATAATATGACGACTTTAGGATTTTTCGAAAATGAGTTCCGTGGTGTTTCGAATTCTGTTCATCGAATTGAAAAAGTAGAGGATTTGAAAAGTTTAAAATTACGTGTACCTGGTTCAAAGGCAATTAAAGGATTTTTTGAAGAAGCGGGTGTACAAGCGTTAGTTATGCCCTTTAACGAATTGTATTTAGCGTTGCAACAAGGGACTGTTGACGGTCAGGATAATGGTTTGTTATTAACAGGAGATAGCAAATTCCAAGAAGTAAACCAATACTATACTTTATTGAATCACGTCTATGCTTCAGGCTCTATCGTTATTAATTCAAGTAAATTTGATAGCTTAACAGATGAGCAAAAAGCAATTTTTGAAAAGGTAGGTCAAGAAGTTCAAGAATGGCAAATTGAAAACAACCGAAAAGCTTCGCAAGAATATGTCAAAATGCTAGAAGAAGCAGGTGTAGAAGTTACTGAATTAAAAGCTGACCAAATCAAGGCTTTCCAGGAGTTTGGACTTGAGCAATGGGATAATTACACTTCGATTTATGGTGCTGAGCGCATTCAACAATTGAAGGATGAAGTGCAAAGTATTCAGTAA
- a CDS encoding TRAP transporter small permease, producing MWNKIENRLYKIQETFIAIALLIIMLAVVLQIIGRLAGWHSLGMPEYAAIGMTVITFIGASAITYTRDYIAIELNQIIKSKKVQLIFKLIVDIIIIVFAILFINISWAFFGFVVASKEKTLEVGIPLAVPYGLIVLGILLMLVHSASNVVKDIKELRALNKGRQV from the coding sequence ATGTGGAATAAGATTGAAAATAGATTATATAAAATTCAAGAAACATTCATTGCGATAGCCCTTCTTATTATTATGCTTGCTGTTGTTTTACAGATTATCGGGAGGTTAGCAGGCTGGCATTCATTGGGGATGCCTGAATATGCTGCAATCGGTATGACGGTTATTACATTTATCGGTGCGAGCGCTATCACCTATACAAGGGACTATATTGCTATTGAATTGAATCAAATAATTAAAAGTAAGAAAGTACAATTAATCTTTAAATTAATTGTGGACATCATCATTATTGTTTTCGCAATACTATTTATTAATATTTCTTGGGCATTCTTTGGATTTGTAGTAGCAAGTAAGGAAAAAACTTTAGAGGTAGGAATACCATTAGCTGTACCGTACGGGCTAATTGTTCTTGGCATCCTTCTCATGTTAGTCCATAGTGCAAGCAATGTAGTTAAAGATATAAAAGAGTTAAGAGCGCTCAATAAAGGGAGGCAAGTCTAG